A genomic stretch from Canis lupus baileyi chromosome 27 unlocalized genomic scaffold, mCanLup2.hap1 SUPER_27_unloc_5, whole genome shotgun sequence includes:
- the LOC140629656 gene encoding melanoma antigen preferentially expressed in tumors-like translates to MTACPELHLVRLVEMSGQDPLNLLDLAAQSLRNEKASAVRDLGELPVGLFPTLSTAAFDGGHTKTVTAMVQAWPFPCLRLGPLRDQSRTQDLLEAVLDGLELVPPNAVWPRRSKLKVLDFIHDVEHSNWEECSEATPAPFVITHMLEEPEADKLTPSYKEQP, encoded by the exons GTTGGTGGAGATGAGTGGACAAGACCCTCTCAATCTCTTGGATCTTGCAGCACAGAGCCTGCGGAATGAGAAGGCCTCAGCTGTACGTGACCTGGGAGAGCTCCCTGTCGGCCTTTTCCCAACTCTGTCCACAGCAGCCTTTGATGGGGGACACACGAAGACTGTGACAGCAATGGTGCAGGCCTGGCCCTTTCCCTGCCTCCGTCTGGGACCGTTAAGAGATCAGTCAAGAACTCAAGACCTCTTGGAAGCCGTCCTGGATGGGCTGGAATTGGTTCCTCCTAACGCTGTTTGGCCCAG GAGATCAAAGCTGAAGGTGCTGGATTTTATCCATGACGTTGAGCACTCCAACTGGGAGGAGTGCTCGGAGGCTACTCCTGCACCCTTTGTCATCACTCACATGCTAGAAGAGCCGGAGGCGGACAAGCTGACACCCAGTTACAAAGAACAGCCTTAG